One Alphaproteobacteria bacterium DNA segment encodes these proteins:
- a CDS encoding UvrD-helicase domain-containing protein → MPSSEIIIAAAGGGKTTTIVDSALAAAERCALVTYTINNTDEISRRFYDRARAIPPGVSVMTWYTFLLRDCVRPYMSAILTQPVAGFHFTNAKSAIGIARAKADIFFCDKRGYVYSDKVSQLACECDDAMKGAVMKRLAERFGRIYIDEVQDLAGWDLELVEKILRAGINVTLIGDHRQATYRTNPSPKNRQFQDYKIIDKFKLWNKKNLATLKFLTETHRCNQEIADFADRFFPKDEATVSRNKVVTGHDGVFLVGAKEVEAYRERFQPQVLRLSRQTKECDSMNPMNFGESKGLTFDRVLIFPHKAGKDWLGTGDYSKIEKVASKLYVAATRARYSVGFVCDKVSPIPGVTRWAQ, encoded by the coding sequence GTGCCATCGAGTGAGATCATCATCGCGGCCGCTGGCGGCGGCAAGACGACCACGATTGTCGATAGCGCGTTGGCAGCGGCTGAGCGCTGTGCGCTTGTGACTTATACGATCAACAATACCGACGAGATTTCCCGTAGATTTTACGACCGGGCGCGCGCCATCCCTCCGGGTGTATCTGTTATGACGTGGTACACGTTCCTACTGCGTGATTGCGTTCGGCCATATATGAGCGCCATCCTCACCCAGCCTGTGGCCGGATTTCATTTTACTAATGCAAAGTCTGCAATTGGCATCGCACGAGCCAAAGCCGATATCTTCTTCTGCGATAAGCGTGGATACGTCTATTCAGATAAAGTTTCGCAACTTGCCTGCGAGTGCGACGATGCGATGAAAGGCGCTGTAATGAAGCGGCTAGCTGAGCGATTTGGCCGCATCTATATTGACGAAGTTCAAGATCTAGCGGGCTGGGACTTGGAGTTGGTCGAAAAGATTCTGCGTGCAGGAATCAATGTGACCCTGATCGGAGATCATCGGCAAGCGACCTACCGGACCAATCCTTCGCCTAAGAATAGGCAATTCCAAGATTATAAAATAATTGATAAATTCAAGTTATGGAACAAGAAGAATCTTGCCACATTGAAGTTCCTCACGGAAACCCACCGCTGCAACCAAGAAATTGCAGATTTTGCTGACCGGTTTTTCCCCAAAGACGAGGCTACTGTTTCCCGCAATAAGGTTGTGACGGGCCATGATGGCGTATTTTTAGTTGGCGCTAAAGAAGTCGAGGCTTATCGGGAAAGGTTTCAGCCTCAGGTGCTGCGCCTAAGCCGTCAAACCAAAGAATGTGACTCCATGAACCCGATGAATTTTGGCGAATCGAAGGGGCTGACGTTCGACCGGGTGCTCATCTTCCCCCACAAGGCAGGCAAGGACTGGCTCGGCACCGGAGACTATTCCAAGATCGAGAAAGTAGCCTCAAAGCTATACGTCGCTGCAACCCGGGCGAGGTATAGTGTCGGCTTCGTGTGCGACAAGGTTAGCCCAATACCCGGCGTTACACGCTGGGCACAATAA
- a CDS encoding site-specific integrase, which produces MPALKLVQRPGSAVWYLRGSVGGRRLFETTGEIERGKAEVVRQKREAELFEARISGGRARDRVSFERAALSYIEDGADTRSDATLFYIERLEGYFAGWQIEHIDQAAVDEAVRQLVGTDAAPATKNRGVIGPLSAILNHAARRGWCDAPKFERKTEPRPVTRFLLPEQALMLESAAAPHLRPLIRFAFCTGARAGEMMDLQWETVDLAAARAAFVDTKNGSDRAASLPPAAVAVLAALRHRNGAVFRRDDGEPYVDRERQEGGQFKRAFATACRKAKIEEFTPHDMRHTWATWFYGLSKDLLLLKAEGGWRTLSMVERYAHLMPTDALPMISSVWGASHPRLGLLPVETGANLVQSPALKSVAN; this is translated from the coding sequence ATGCCCGCGCTCAAGCTCGTCCAGCGACCCGGCTCTGCGGTTTGGTACCTCCGCGGCTCTGTCGGAGGCCGCCGTCTGTTCGAAACTACGGGAGAAATTGAGCGCGGCAAGGCGGAAGTCGTCCGCCAGAAGCGGGAAGCGGAACTATTTGAAGCGCGAATCTCAGGTGGCCGCGCCCGTGATCGCGTTTCCTTCGAGCGGGCGGCGCTGAGCTATATCGAGGACGGCGCCGATACGCGGTCCGACGCCACGCTGTTCTACATCGAACGCCTTGAGGGCTATTTCGCGGGCTGGCAGATCGAGCATATCGATCAAGCCGCCGTCGACGAGGCCGTGCGCCAGCTCGTCGGCACCGATGCCGCCCCCGCAACGAAGAACCGAGGCGTGATCGGCCCACTGTCAGCGATCCTCAATCACGCGGCCCGGCGCGGATGGTGCGATGCCCCGAAATTCGAACGCAAGACCGAGCCCCGGCCGGTCACGCGCTTTCTGCTGCCAGAGCAAGCGTTGATGCTGGAATCGGCGGCGGCCCCGCATTTGCGTCCGCTGATCCGTTTCGCGTTCTGCACGGGGGCGCGGGCGGGCGAGATGATGGATTTGCAATGGGAGACGGTCGATCTCGCGGCGGCGCGCGCGGCGTTCGTCGACACGAAGAATGGCAGCGATCGCGCGGCGAGCCTTCCGCCGGCGGCCGTGGCGGTGTTGGCGGCACTGCGTCATCGCAATGGCGCCGTGTTCCGGCGCGACGACGGCGAGCCCTATGTCGATCGCGAGCGCCAGGAAGGCGGGCAGTTCAAGCGCGCGTTCGCGACCGCGTGCCGCAAGGCCAAGATCGAGGAATTCACGCCGCACGACATGCGCCACACCTGGGCGACGTGGTTCTATGGACTGAGCAAGGATCTGTTGCTGCTCAAGGCCGAGGGCGGTTGGCGGACGCTTTCGATGGTCGAGCGCTATGCCCACCTGATGCCGACCGATGCGCTGCCGATGATCTCGAGCGTATGGGGTGCGAGCCATCCGCGCTTGGGCCTGTTGCCTGTCGAGACTGGTGCAAATCTGGTGCAGTCGCCTGCGCTGAAATCCGTAGCGAATTGA